A genomic region of Anas platyrhynchos isolate ZD024472 breed Pekin duck chromosome 19, IASCAAS_PekinDuck_T2T, whole genome shotgun sequence contains the following coding sequences:
- the LOC139999092 gene encoding uncharacterized protein isoform X2 has product MGNLLYGNLFSCELVRMGNDHEDESWSWAGKCSGRARGGVEASWAWQVLRGRESLLGMAKSCAGQPAWLQSLQSSPRCRRGAGQPLGRNPRCPRSPSNRPTLQPPWQVQQPAPAPPGAAALLASPAPQSSAQRPFSHRGFPQMASAASADAKLPLRRPSRAANGGCLAASLPPRSDGAALAAPAGPPLREQALPAPRTLSSSRGQLPEPCLHAVGLSEDQGPPLPGPTPPEPAQAPATASTQTATPDAATLAEVPEEPLELLELGPDAFAEAFPQLAGDSQQLQHLQDQLPADLDSSGLEELLSCLDAVEPQDAFAAVPSSPVLKRFLSQLPDLCEDIEEPSTQGLAATRALGEVPSSPGLHPDKVQAGRALQPPAAAVPPLSSPLKPAARPQLRRALPKRPPLQEFIPARRRTLPQPPLAPLKRRPNPDCLPARKRPLPQPPQAPVQSPPDPDFLTALRRALPKPRLSPLQSPPDPARRRPMPKPLPKRPPQQEFIPARKRTLPQPPLAPLKRPQLLPALRRALPSPPRSPLQSPPPAPAPTGTKWGAKRPAPTSTPSTAQSSQHRQLRLPGSSAVPAAPRLLASRKAQALPAPPGSTAAARKAPLKQAPRALGLPAAGGQAQRLALPTQPRTLQRPAQPRGDYVPCVGPWAGGDAAPTPLEEQESSVPITPQQRPERERLKKLAQEERQRAAHHMRIGPGQFFEQRQKDHARAYSYGYP; this is encoded by the exons atgggaaatcttttgtatgggaatctgttctcatgtgaacttgtcaggatgggaaatgaccatgaggatgaaagctggtcctgggctgggaaatgctcaggACGGGCAAGAGGCGGTGTGGAAGCGTCGTGGGCATGGCAAGTactgcgtgggagggaaagcctgctggggatggccaagtcttgcgctgggcagcctgcttggctccaaagcctgcagtcctccccaagatgtcggcgaggggctggtcagccgttgggacggaacccccgttgcccgcgttccccaagcaaccgccccactctccagccaccatggcaggtccagcagccggctcccgctcctcccggggctgcggccctgctggcgagcccagcgccccagagctcagcccagcgccctttttcccacagagggtttccccagatGGCTTCCGCGGCTTccgcagacgcaaaactcccccttcgtcgtcccagccgtgccgccaacggtggctgcctggctgcttccctccctccccggagcgacggcgctgcccttgcagcccctgcag GGCCTCCGCTGCGGGAGCAGGCGCTCCCCGCACcccgcaccctcagcagcagccgggggcagctgccggagccctgcttgcatgccgtggggctcagcgaggaccaggggcccccgctgcccggccccactccccccgagcctgcccaggctccagcgaccgccagcacccagacggcgacgcccgacg cggcaacacttgcagaggtgcctgaggagcccctggagctgctggagctgggccccgatgccttcgccgaggcctttccccagctggcaggggacagccagcagctgcagcatctgcaggaccagctcccggctgacctggacagctccggcttggaggagctgctcagctgcctggatgccgtggagccccaggacgccttcgccgctgtccccagcagtcctgtcctcaagcgcttcctctcgcagctgcccgacctctgcgaggacatcgaggagcccagcacacagggactggcagccaccagagcgctgggtgaggtcccctcaagccctgggctgcaccccgacaaggtgcaggctgggcgggcgctgcagccccctgcagctgctgtgccgccactcagctcccccctcaagcctgcagcccggccccagctcaggagagccctgcccaaaaggccccccctgcaggaattcatccctgcccgcaggagaaccctgccccagcctcccttggctcccctcaagaggcgccccaaccctgactgcctccctgcccgcaagagacccctgccccagcctccccaggctcccgtccagagcccccccgaccctgacttcctcactgccctcaggagagccctgcccaaacctcgcctgagtcccctccagagcccccccgaccctgcccgcaggagacccatgcccaagcctctccccaaaaggcccccccagcaggaattcatccctgcccgcaagagaaccctgccccagcctcccttggctcccctcaagaggcctcaacttctcccagccctcaggagagccctgcccagtccccctcgcagtcccctccagagccccccgccTGCCCCTGCGCCCACCGGCACCAAGTGGGGGGCCAAGCGCCCCGcgcccaccagcacccccagcacagcgcagagctcccagcacaggcagctgaGGCTGCCAGGCTCCAGCgctgtgcctgctgcccccCGGCTCTTAGCTAGCCGCAAGGCCCAGGCGTTACCGGCACCACCAGGCAGCACGGCGGCAGCACGCAAAGCTCCCCTCAAGCAGGCGCCCAGAGCGCTGGGCCTGCCAGCCGCGGGGGGCCAAGCGCAGCGTCtggctctgcccacgcagccgcgcacgctgcagcgtccggcgcagccccgcggggactacgtgccctgcgtggggccctgggcgggcggcgacgcagcgcccacaccgctggaggagcaggagtcgtcggtgcccatcacgccgcagcagcgtcccgagcgggagcgcctcaagaagctggcccaggaggagcggcagcgggcggcccaccacatgaggatcggccccgggcaattcttcgagcagcggcagaaggaccacgccagagcctactcttacggctacccgtga
- the LOC139999092 gene encoding uncharacterized protein isoform X1 → MGICSHVNLSGWEMTMRMKAGPGLGNAQDGQEAVWKRRGHGKYCVGGKACWGWPSLALGSLLGSKACSPPQDVGEGLVSRWDGTPVARVPQATAPLSSHHGRSSSRLPLLPGLRPCWRAQRPRAQPSALFPTEGFPRWLPRLPQTQNSPFVVPAVPPTVAAWLLPSLPGATALPLQPLQVPTLPSALPQATVWHVVPGVQGQVLQLPARVQLPPGGHLPAQGHHLQLGQLLAAAMGQLLAGGQLPAVGHNLQLVQLPAVGQNLPLVQLPTMGHQLQLVQLPAVGQLPHTAPPCAPVHQWGQPMVTGTLVPHHALGLGPGPRAVLHGELLHPAGTCLLQAPAQRNPPPPLVPGPPLREQALPAPRTLSSSRGQLPEPCLHAVGLSEDQGPPLPGPTPPEPAQAPATASTQTATPDAATLAEVPEEPLELLELGPDAFAEAFPQLAGDSQQLQHLQDQLPADLDSSGLEELLSCLDAVEPQDAFAAVPSSPVLKRFLSQLPDLCEDIEEPSTQGLAATRALGEVPSSPGLHPDKVQAGRALQPPAAAVPPLSSPLKPAARPQLRRALPKRPPLQEFIPARRRTLPQPPLAPLKRRPNPDCLPARKRPLPQPPQAPVQSPPDPDFLTALRRALPKPRLSPLQSPPDPARRRPMPKPLPKRPPQQEFIPARKRTLPQPPLAPLKRPQLLPALRRALPSPPRSPLQSPPPAPAPTGTKWGAKRPAPTSTPSTAQSSQHRQLRLPGSSAVPAAPRLLASRKAQALPAPPGSTAAARKAPLKQAPRALGLPAAGGQAQRLALPTQPRTLQRPAQPRGDYVPCVGPWAGGDAAPTPLEEQESSVPITPQQRPERERLKKLAQEERQRAAHHMRIGPGQFFEQRQKDHARAYSYGYP, encoded by the exons atgggaatctgttctcatgtgaacttgtcaggatgggaaatgaccatgaggatgaaagctggtcctgggctgggaaatgctcaggACGGGCAAGAGGCGGTGTGGAAGCGTCGTGGGCATGGCAAGTactgcgtgggagggaaagcctgctggggatggccaagtcttgcgctgggcagcctgcttggctccaaagcctgcagtcctccccaagatgtcggcgaggggctggtcagccgttgggacggaacccccgttgcccgcgttccccaagcaaccgccccactctccagccaccatggcaggtccagcagccggctcccgctcctcccggggctgcggccctgctggcgagcccagcgccccagagctcagcccagcgccctttttcccacagagggtttccccagatGGCTTCCGCGGCTTccgcagacgcaaaactcccccttcgtcgtcccagccgtgccgccaacggtggctgcctggctgcttccctccctccccggagcgacggcgctgcccttgcagcccctgcaggtacccaccctcccctccgcgctgccccaggccaccgtctggcacgtggtgccgggggtccaggggcaggtgctgcagctccccgccagggtgcagctgccacctggggggcacctcccagcccaggggcaccacctgcagcttgggcagctcctcGCCGCcgccatggggcagctccttgctggggggcagctccccgccgtggggcataacctgcagctggtgcagctccccgctgTGGGGCAAAACCTGCCACTGGTGCAGCTCCCAACCAtggggcaccagctgcagctggtgcagctccccgccgtggggcagctcccccacaccgctcctccctgtgcccccgtccatcagtggggacagcccatggtgacggggacactggtgccccaccatgcgctggggctggggccggggcccagggccgtgctccatggggagctcctgcaccccgcaggcacctgcctgttgCAGGCCCCCGCCCAGCGCAACCCCCCGCCACCCCTCGTCCCAGGGCCTCCGCTGCGGGAGCAGGCGCTCCCCGCACcccgcaccctcagcagcagccgggggcagctgccggagccctgcttgcatgccgtggggctcagcgaggaccaggggcccccgctgcccggccccactccccccgagcctgcccaggctccagcgaccgccagcacccagacggcgacgcccgacg cggcaacacttgcagaggtgcctgaggagcccctggagctgctggagctgggccccgatgccttcgccgaggcctttccccagctggcaggggacagccagcagctgcagcatctgcaggaccagctcccggctgacctggacagctccggcttggaggagctgctcagctgcctggatgccgtggagccccaggacgccttcgccgctgtccccagcagtcctgtcctcaagcgcttcctctcgcagctgcccgacctctgcgaggacatcgaggagcccagcacacagggactggcagccaccagagcgctgggtgaggtcccctcaagccctgggctgcaccccgacaaggtgcaggctgggcgggcgctgcagccccctgcagctgctgtgccgccactcagctcccccctcaagcctgcagcccggccccagctcaggagagccctgcccaaaaggccccccctgcaggaattcatccctgcccgcaggagaaccctgccccagcctcccttggctcccctcaagaggcgccccaaccctgactgcctccctgcccgcaagagacccctgccccagcctccccaggctcccgtccagagcccccccgaccctgacttcctcactgccctcaggagagccctgcccaaacctcgcctgagtcccctccagagcccccccgaccctgcccgcaggagacccatgcccaagcctctccccaaaaggcccccccagcaggaattcatccctgcccgcaagagaaccctgccccagcctcccttggctcccctcaagaggcctcaacttctcccagccctcaggagagccctgcccagtccccctcgcagtcccctccagagccccccgccTGCCCCTGCGCCCACCGGCACCAAGTGGGGGGCCAAGCGCCCCGcgcccaccagcacccccagcacagcgcagagctcccagcacaggcagctgaGGCTGCCAGGCTCCAGCgctgtgcctgctgcccccCGGCTCTTAGCTAGCCGCAAGGCCCAGGCGTTACCGGCACCACCAGGCAGCACGGCGGCAGCACGCAAAGCTCCCCTCAAGCAGGCGCCCAGAGCGCTGGGCCTGCCAGCCGCGGGGGGCCAAGCGCAGCGTCtggctctgcccacgcagccgcgcacgctgcagcgtccggcgcagccccgcggggactacgtgccctgcgtggggccctgggcgggcggcgacgcagcgcccacaccgctggaggagcaggagtcgtcggtgcccatcacgccgcagcagcgtcccgagcgggagcgcctcaagaagctggcccaggaggagcggcagcgggcggcccaccacatgaggatcggccccgggcaattcttcgagcagcggcagaaggaccacgccagagcctactcttacggctacccgtga